From the genome of Laspinema palackyanum D2c:
TTACGGAAGTATTTTCTTCTGATGAAAACCTCTGAATTCTCTGTCATCAGACCTTAGTCCCTAAACTGGTATGGCTTTCCCAAAAACAACCCTGATCGGACTCAAAGCAGATGGCTTTCGTCATCCTCTGGATCTAGAAGCAACCCAATCCCTCAAGCAACTCCCTGGACTAGACTTAATCGTCCGCCAGTTGCTCGGTTCCATTGGCGAACAATTTTTTTACCTGGATAATATTGCTTCTAGCGTTTTGGTCAGTGAGCAACAGTTGCCCGAGTTGCATCAGTTGCTCAAGGAAGCCTGCCAGGTTTTGGATTTAGAGACCCCGGAGCTCTATGTTCGTCAACATCCGATGCCGAATGCTTATACCTTCGCGATGCGGGGCAAAAAACCCTTTGTGGTGATTCACACCTCGCTGATTGAACTGCTGACACCGGCGGAAATCCAGGCGGTGATCGGACATGAGCTGGGGCATCTCAAATGCGAACATGGGGTTTATTTGACCCTGGCGAATTTGATCATGTTAGCGGCAGGACAACTTTCGACGGTGGGGGCTTTGATTGCTCAAACTCTCCAAAGTCAAATTTTGCAGTGGGTAAGATGCGCCGAGTTTAGCTGCGATCGCGCTGCCTTATTAGCCACTCAGGACTCGCGAGTCGTGAGTTCGGTCCTAATGAAATTGGCCGGGGGTTCTCCTACTCTGGCTCCCCAACTCAATTTGGATGCCTTTCTCGCCCAAGCTCGGGCTTACGATGAGAGCAGTAGTACAGAACTCGGCCTTCTGCTCAAGGAAGCCCAAACCGGCCAACTCACCCATCCTCTGCCTGTACTAAGGGCTAGAGAGATTGATCGCTGGGCCAGCAGCAAAGATTATGAAACTTTGTTGCAAAAGGGAAAAATGTGTTATAGTAGTGAAACCGAGAAAAAGGGCGAGTGGCGAAATTGGTAGACGCACCACACTCAAAATGTGGCGGCTTCGGTCGTGCGAGTTCGACTCTCGCCTCGCCCACTCTCTAAAATCGGAAGAATAAAATAGGGGTTCTCAGTCAAAAGCTGAGAACCCCTATTTTGTGGTTTTCTGCCAGAGAGACTGGACCTGAACTCCAGACGCAGGGATTTTCCAATTTTTCTACGGCGGACTTGACAAGTCCCAGGAAAGCCAAGCTAAAATGGTAAAATAGTTTGATTAATCAAGATTACACACAGAAGGATTAAGACAATGGCTCAACGTCTCAAAAGTTGGGAGTCTCCTCGTAGCCAGGGGAGAAATACCAAGGGCAAAGGCGGCAGCGCAAGGCAACGACAACTTAAGAAGCAGCAGCAGATGTTGCGGAAGAAATTAAAAGGGGAACCTATAAAGGGCGATCGCAACCCTATCCCATCCCAAAACCCCACCAACACAAAAGAGAAGAGAACTCCGGTTCTCTTCTCTTTTTATTTAGAGACTCAGCAGGCGATCGCCTGAGTCTAATTAAGGAGTAGTCGTCATGGGTGCGATTGACTGGGCCACGATCGCAGGGCGATCGGTATATTCCCGTTCGATTTCAGTGCGTAACGTATCATCCCAGCCTAGATTATTGTAATCCCGTTCAATTTCAGTAATCACCAATTGACGAACTTCTCCCGTCACCTGGACTTGACTATCTTCCATCACCGGCATTTGGGAGTCCGTCGTAATCACAATAATATCACTCCCACCAATGGCCTCATCTTCTTGGATCCGGAAAACATTAGGTCCGAGA
Proteins encoded in this window:
- a CDS encoding M48 family metallopeptidase encodes the protein MAFPKTTLIGLKADGFRHPLDLEATQSLKQLPGLDLIVRQLLGSIGEQFFYLDNIASSVLVSEQQLPELHQLLKEACQVLDLETPELYVRQHPMPNAYTFAMRGKKPFVVIHTSLIELLTPAEIQAVIGHELGHLKCEHGVYLTLANLIMLAAGQLSTVGALIAQTLQSQILQWVRCAEFSCDRAALLATQDSRVVSSVLMKLAGGSPTLAPQLNLDAFLAQARAYDESSSTELGLLLKEAQTGQLTHPLPVLRAREIDRWASSKDYETLLQKGKMCYSSETEKKGEWRNW